Proteins from a single region of Belliella baltica DSM 15883:
- a CDS encoding N-6 DNA methylase translates to MANIKGIVDGIRKIMWQDTGLNGDAQRIEQLGWMLFLKIFSDKDKELETLKDDYVSPIPAELHWDAWAGDDEGMTGDKLQEFVDRELFPKLRNLKVGVTNDLPNKRALIVREVFQGNNNYMKSGINIRKVLNKLNEIDFNIAKDRHAFGEIYETILKELQSAGKSGEFYTPRAITEFITEMINPQLGEKILDPSCGTGGYLTAAIEHLKKQANSVEELESISNNIIGWEYKPLPYLLATTNLILHDVEVPNITFRDSLEQPLSAYTEKNRVNVILANPPFGGIVANNNEKNFPQNYRTKESADLFLVLMVHLLKKVGRAGIVLPDGSLTGGGIKERVRQKLLEECNLHTIIRLPNSVFQPYATVATNLLFFTKGEKTKEVWYYEHRLPEDQKAYSKTKPLQLDELDPIKTWWNDRKESEISWKVDIKTIIERNYDLDIKNPTKVEESVEHSSEDLIKMLEASFQKSNELFNQLKAAVK, encoded by the coding sequence ATGGCGAACATAAAAGGAATAGTAGATGGTATTCGTAAAATCATGTGGCAAGACACAGGATTGAATGGTGATGCACAAAGAATTGAGCAGCTGGGATGGATGCTGTTTTTAAAAATCTTCTCTGATAAGGACAAAGAACTTGAAACTCTAAAAGATGATTACGTTAGCCCCATACCTGCTGAGCTTCATTGGGATGCCTGGGCTGGAGATGATGAGGGGATGACTGGGGATAAACTTCAAGAATTCGTTGACCGTGAACTTTTTCCAAAACTCAGAAATCTGAAAGTTGGTGTAACGAATGATTTGCCCAACAAACGAGCTTTAATTGTTCGTGAAGTGTTTCAGGGCAATAACAACTACATGAAAAGCGGCATCAATATCCGCAAGGTGTTGAACAAGCTCAACGAAATAGATTTTAATATTGCCAAAGACCGCCATGCATTTGGTGAGATTTATGAAACCATTCTGAAAGAACTCCAAAGTGCTGGTAAAAGTGGCGAATTCTACACGCCTAGAGCGATTACCGAGTTTATCACAGAAATGATTAACCCGCAATTGGGAGAAAAGATTTTAGACCCGAGTTGTGGTACAGGTGGTTATTTAACAGCTGCTATAGAGCATTTGAAAAAACAAGCCAACAGCGTTGAGGAATTAGAAAGTATCTCAAACAACATCATTGGTTGGGAATACAAACCACTTCCTTATTTGTTGGCAACCACTAATTTGATTCTCCATGATGTTGAAGTGCCCAACATCACATTTAGAGATTCTTTAGAACAGCCCCTGAGTGCTTACACAGAAAAGAACAGGGTGAATGTGATATTAGCCAATCCACCATTTGGCGGCATAGTAGCCAATAACAACGAAAAAAACTTTCCTCAAAACTATCGTACCAAGGAAAGTGCTGACCTGTTTTTGGTTTTAATGGTTCATCTTTTGAAAAAAGTTGGTCGGGCTGGTATAGTTTTACCTGATGGTTCTTTAACCGGTGGCGGAATTAAAGAAAGAGTTCGTCAAAAACTTTTGGAAGAATGCAATCTGCATACAATAATTAGATTACCTAACTCAGTATTTCAACCTTATGCAACCGTAGCCACCAACTTGCTTTTTTTCACCAAGGGTGAAAAAACCAAAGAAGTTTGGTATTACGAGCACAGATTACCTGAAGATCAAAAAGCATACAGCAAAACGAAGCCTTTGCAATTAGATGAACTTGACCCTATCAAAACTTGGTGGAATGATAGAAAGGAAAGTGAAATCAGTTGGAAGGTGGATATTAAAACCATTATTGAACGCAATTATGATTTAGATATCAAAAACCCAACTAAGGTTGAAGAAAGCGTTGAACATAGCAGCGAAGATTTGATAAAGATGCTTGAAGCTTCTTTTCAAAAAAGCAATGAATTGTTTAATCAATTAAAAGCTGCGGTAAAATGA
- a CDS encoding restriction endonuclease subunit S, whose product MSLVKIKDLFHFEKGTLQSTKATPGEYDFITAAADWKTHNEYTHDCEALIFAAAASGSLGRTHYVNGKFISSDLCFILTPKDEEKYPIDIKFYHLIFNAFKDDIVRNTKSGTSKEAIGLTVFGNYKLPYFEIEKQQNTKEAFLKAQELSQSLDKELSNQLELIKNLRQAFLKDAMQGKLVEQDPNDEPASSLLERINAEKERLIKEKKIKKEKEPPAILEEEIPFDIPEKWAWCRLGSISEFISGNNFNSGDFFKGAGVKCIKITNAGVNEIIETDDVLPQTFVSKYSQYLVYEGDLVLALTRPYISDGLKISKCPQSYDKSLLNQRVAVIRPFLKSQTDYIFTFLKSDFVLKRYKSMFEGKGQQPNLKKEHVTNLLIPIAPEAELERIVARLEELMHICDKMEASIREFKMQSESLLQQTLREALGINPSKKLIENNNPIQSKNVHSKFDSNTLLMEIQELLKIHGKLQALELWQMSKFYGKSEEERNIDGFYAELKKLIEKDKLIKETEKGYLELV is encoded by the coding sequence ATGAGTTTAGTCAAAATTAAAGACTTATTTCACTTTGAAAAGGGAACGCTTCAAAGCACCAAGGCAACTCCTGGTGAGTATGACTTTATAACAGCAGCAGCTGATTGGAAAACACATAATGAATATACCCATGATTGTGAAGCATTGATTTTTGCGGCAGCTGCTTCGGGTTCATTGGGCAGAACACATTATGTAAATGGCAAATTCATTTCGAGTGATCTTTGTTTCATTCTTACTCCAAAAGACGAAGAAAAATATCCAATAGACATAAAGTTTTATCACCTGATTTTTAATGCATTTAAAGACGATATAGTACGCAATACCAAATCAGGCACATCAAAAGAAGCTATCGGATTAACTGTTTTTGGCAATTACAAACTACCTTATTTTGAAATTGAAAAACAGCAAAATACTAAAGAAGCATTCCTGAAAGCACAGGAACTGTCTCAATCATTAGATAAAGAGCTTTCCAATCAATTAGAATTAATCAAAAATCTTCGACAAGCTTTTTTAAAAGATGCTATGCAAGGTAAGCTGGTGGAACAAGACCCCAATGATGAACCAGCATCGAGTCTTCTTGAAAGAATCAATGCCGAAAAAGAACGTTTGATTAAGGAAAAGAAAATTAAAAAAGAGAAAGAGCCACCTGCTATCTTAGAAGAAGAAATCCCTTTTGATATACCAGAGAAGTGGGCTTGGTGTAGATTAGGTTCAATTTCAGAATTTATTTCAGGAAATAATTTTAATAGTGGAGACTTTTTTAAGGGAGCGGGTGTAAAGTGCATTAAAATTACAAATGCAGGGGTAAATGAGATTATTGAAACAGACGATGTTTTGCCACAAACTTTTGTAAGTAAATATTCTCAATATCTTGTTTATGAAGGTGACTTAGTTTTAGCCTTGACTAGACCATACATTTCAGATGGTCTAAAAATAAGTAAATGTCCTCAATCATATGACAAATCCTTACTTAATCAAAGGGTTGCAGTTATTAGACCATTTTTAAAATCGCAAACTGATTACATCTTCACTTTTTTGAAGTCTGATTTTGTTTTGAAGCGTTATAAATCGATGTTTGAAGGTAAGGGACAACAGCCAAATCTAAAAAAAGAGCATGTAACCAATTTATTAATCCCAATTGCTCCTGAGGCAGAGCTAGAAAGGATTGTCGCCAGATTGGAAGAGCTAATGCATATTTGTGACAAGATGGAGGCAAGCATCAGAGAATTTAAAATGCAGAGTGAATCACTTTTGCAACAAACTTTACGAGAAGCTCTAGGTATAAATCCTTCTAAAAAACTAATCGAAAATAATAATCCAATACAATCAAAGAATGTCCATTCCAAATTTGATTCAAACACACTCCTAATGGAAATACAAGAACTTTTAAAAATTCACGGCAAGCTCCAAGCATTGGAACTTTGGCAAATGTCCAAATTCTATGGCAAGTCCGAAGAAGAAAGAAATATTGATGGCTTTTATGCAGAATTAAAAAAACTAATCGAGAAAGATAAATTGATTAAAGAAACCGAAAAAGGCTATTTGGAATTAGTATGA
- a CDS encoding AAA family ATPase — MRIDKVYIEQFKNLNQFTIDLDETKMQTVLLGENAAGKSNFLEALVIIFRDLDLEEQTSFNYTIEYKCKGNLIKVNGGPDVKNKYGLFLGENKGDEIIYSTIVSKAAVKKNKELYLPKYVFSYYSGVSNRLLEHFDKHQFRFYRDLLKGIDSPPRPLFYARLIHSHFVLMAFYGFPNEKINTFLEDYLNIVGLESVLFVLKKPNWKGDTEEGDPKFWYSKGVVKEFLNDLWDASIAPIYHRDKVREDFNKHPDQEHLYLYISNEEKLKKIAEKYGTNTEFFKSLESTYISDLIQEVRVKVKKKNIDGEITFKELSEGEQQLLTVLGLLRFTKEEESLILLDEPDTHLNPLWKWKYMNLLEDVVERPETSQIIMTTHDPLVIGGLTKEEIRIFYTEKGKDQEGKDIMLVKTIAPDFDPKGLGVAGILTSEFFKLPSTLDEDTLDILNRRNELIAKQDDNKLTDKESLELKEIFYYLNNLGINTTDRDPLYEKFIVALSKLEKPENIKSSPVELKKQNEIAFDILKRIINESEK; from the coding sequence ATGAGAATAGACAAGGTTTATATAGAGCAATTTAAAAATCTGAATCAATTTACGATTGATTTGGATGAGACCAAAATGCAGACAGTGCTTTTGGGTGAAAACGCTGCTGGTAAATCAAACTTTTTGGAAGCCTTGGTAATTATCTTTAGAGATTTAGACCTTGAGGAACAAACAAGTTTCAATTACACCATTGAATACAAATGCAAAGGCAACTTGATAAAAGTAAATGGTGGTCCAGATGTTAAAAACAAGTATGGTTTATTCCTTGGTGAGAATAAAGGAGATGAAATTATTTACTCCACAATTGTATCCAAGGCTGCGGTCAAAAAGAATAAGGAGCTTTATTTGCCAAAATATGTTTTTTCATACTACTCAGGAGTTAGCAACCGACTATTAGAACATTTTGACAAACATCAATTCAGGTTTTATAGAGACCTTTTAAAAGGCATAGATTCCCCTCCTCGCCCGCTTTTTTATGCTAGACTAATTCACAGCCATTTCGTGTTAATGGCTTTTTACGGATTCCCCAACGAAAAAATCAATACGTTCCTAGAAGATTATCTGAATATCGTTGGACTAGAATCAGTACTGTTTGTTTTGAAAAAGCCGAATTGGAAAGGAGATACAGAAGAAGGAGACCCGAAATTTTGGTATTCAAAAGGAGTAGTAAAAGAATTCCTAAATGACTTGTGGGATGCCTCAATTGCTCCAATCTACCATAGAGACAAAGTAAGAGAGGATTTCAACAAACATCCAGACCAAGAACATTTGTATTTGTACATTTCCAATGAAGAAAAACTAAAAAAAATAGCTGAGAAGTATGGGACAAATACAGAATTCTTTAAAAGTCTTGAAAGCACTTACATATCAGATTTAATTCAGGAAGTACGAGTAAAAGTCAAGAAGAAAAATATTGATGGTGAAATAACCTTTAAAGAATTATCTGAAGGCGAACAACAGTTATTGACTGTCTTGGGTTTGTTGCGATTCACAAAAGAAGAGGAATCCTTAATCCTATTAGATGAGCCTGACACTCATCTTAATCCTTTGTGGAAATGGAAATATATGAATTTGTTGGAAGATGTGGTAGAAAGACCCGAAACAAGTCAAATCATCATGACCACTCATGACCCATTGGTAATTGGGGGGCTAACCAAAGAAGAAATCAGAATATTCTATACCGAGAAAGGTAAAGACCAAGAAGGTAAAGACATTATGCTTGTCAAAACAATCGCACCCGATTTTGACCCGAAAGGACTGGGTGTTGCCGGAATTTTAACGAGTGAGTTTTTTAAGTTGCCAAGTACTCTTGATGAAGATACTCTTGATATTTTAAATAGAAGAAATGAGTTAATCGCTAAGCAAGATGACAACAAACTAACTGATAAAGAGTCTTTAGAGCTTAAAGAAATATTTTATTATCTAAACAATCTTGGAATTAATACAACTGACAGAGACCCACTCTATGAGAAATTTATTGTGGCTTTGTCAAAATTGGAGAAACCAGAGAACATAAAAAGCTCTCCTGTTGAGTTGAAAAAGCAAAACGAAATAGCTTTTGACATTTTGAAACGAATAATTAATGAGTCAGAGAAATGA
- a CDS encoding phospholipase D-like domain-containing protein, with protein MIVHANIKSQLEIELQNSSSVWIASAMISYSGWDFIQKAIPPTATQFYLIGIDLATEPKVFESILSKSEINARIYESQFTFHPKVYLIKKIDGTFTAFIGSSNTTKWGLEKNVEMNFQVNDQKECRKLLDWFNSLYIDGYIITDDFIKDYKARFVKTNIKVKEIKKEAEDFKKEISKNKGQFFSKNHHEIFKEKFHRVNSLDLQRIRKEVRDKFRELHFNIYPQFSACGLTDLQCHHQSREVVSRHFFNQYSGNYINAMWLHYGKSLQQLKKYATKDKSINKPDSFINNLRIQVIIHEDSLGIWLVLGRNNGSKIDRDHFRKQMTNLKIRNDFFDGVKKLGSDYWLNVSKTPLDKINTTDELWKETQKETIDEYFIIGCDINWLDKRLSSSNISKTILEEFQKLYTLYEIMRHK; from the coding sequence ATGATTGTTCATGCTAACATAAAATCACAATTAGAAATTGAATTGCAGAATTCATCATCTGTTTGGATTGCATCAGCAATGATAAGTTATAGCGGTTGGGATTTTATTCAAAAAGCTATTCCTCCCACAGCAACTCAGTTTTATTTAATAGGTATTGATTTGGCGACAGAACCGAAGGTTTTTGAATCGATTCTTTCAAAGTCAGAAATAAATGCAAGAATATATGAATCTCAATTCACTTTTCACCCCAAAGTTTATCTTATTAAAAAAATTGATGGCACATTCACAGCATTCATAGGTTCATCGAACACTACAAAATGGGGTTTGGAGAAGAATGTTGAAATGAACTTTCAGGTAAATGACCAAAAAGAATGTCGTAAACTTCTTGATTGGTTTAATAGTCTTTATATAGATGGATACATCATTACTGATGATTTCATCAAAGATTACAAAGCCCGTTTTGTCAAGACAAATATCAAGGTCAAAGAAATTAAGAAAGAAGCAGAGGACTTTAAAAAAGAGATTTCAAAAAACAAAGGACAATTCTTTTCGAAAAATCATCACGAAATATTTAAGGAGAAATTCCACAGAGTAAACAGCTTGGATTTACAAAGAATCAGGAAAGAGGTTCGTGATAAATTTCGTGAGTTGCATTTCAATATATATCCTCAGTTTTCCGCATGCGGTTTAACCGATTTGCAGTGTCATCATCAATCAAGAGAAGTAGTAAGCAGACACTTTTTCAACCAGTATAGCGGTAATTATATAAATGCAATGTGGCTTCACTATGGTAAGTCTCTGCAACAATTGAAAAAGTATGCAACAAAGGACAAGTCAATAAACAAGCCTGACTCATTTATTAATAATTTACGCATTCAGGTTATCATTCATGAAGACAGTTTAGGAATCTGGCTTGTATTAGGCAGAAACAATGGAAGCAAAATTGACAGAGATCATTTCAGAAAACAAATGACTAATCTAAAAATCAGAAACGACTTTTTTGACGGTGTAAAAAAACTGGGTAGTGATTATTGGTTAAATGTTTCTAAAACACCACTTGACAAAATAAATACTACTGATGAGCTTTGGAAAGAAACTCAAAAAGAAACTATTGATGAATACTTTATTATTGGATGTGACATCAATTGGCTAGACAAAAGACTTTCAAGTAGCAACATATCAAAGACTATATTAGAGGAGTTTCAAAAATTATATACTCTATATGAAATAATGAGACATAAATGA
- a CDS encoding helix-turn-helix domain-containing protein, with translation MKEKEIKDCSIIDIVDFRSLNQSKTNQFYFLSEIPSIFEPYSINPNYYSFGLITEGSLTIEIDSNVCDLTKNTLMVYRPKEIFRLVDIAPKTKGVFVLFTKEFVNKLAENIFTLKNKSFLSYGAKFFFNLNNTDRDSLLSVFNTIFFLLNKPMGPQWESMARNLTSALIFQTEFILKKYIDLEKIHISKDEMIFRLFKNEVMRNFTKERSLKFYAEKLNINHNQLGVIIKRVSGKSPKKIINALLINEAKRLLKTTNDTVGIIAYTLNYADIYTFSKFFKKETGLSPTTFRTMA, from the coding sequence TTGAAGGAAAAAGAAATAAAAGACTGCTCAATAATTGATATTGTTGATTTTAGATCGTTAAACCAATCTAAAACGAATCAATTTTATTTCCTGTCGGAAATCCCAAGCATTTTCGAACCCTATTCTATCAATCCTAATTATTATAGCTTTGGCTTAATTACAGAAGGCTCATTAACGATTGAGATAGATAGTAACGTTTGTGATTTAACAAAAAATACCTTAATGGTTTATAGGCCAAAAGAAATATTTAGACTTGTTGACATAGCCCCTAAAACAAAAGGTGTTTTTGTTTTATTCACCAAAGAATTCGTAAATAAGTTAGCAGAAAATATTTTTACATTGAAAAACAAATCTTTTCTTAGTTATGGGGCAAAGTTTTTTTTTAATTTAAATAATACCGATAGAGATTCTTTACTAAGTGTTTTTAACACTATATTCTTCTTATTAAACAAACCTATGGGACCACAATGGGAATCCATGGCAAGAAATTTGACTTCCGCATTAATTTTTCAAACAGAATTTATTTTAAAAAAATATATTGATTTAGAAAAAATACATATTAGCAAAGATGAGATGATTTTTAGGTTGTTTAAGAATGAAGTTATGCGAAATTTTACAAAAGAAAGAAGTTTAAAGTTTTATGCCGAAAAACTTAATATTAATCATAATCAATTGGGTGTTATAATAAAAAGAGTATCTGGAAAAAGCCCTAAAAAAATTATTAATGCTCTTTTAATAAATGAAGCGAAACGATTATTAAAAACCACCAACGATACTGTCGGCATAATCGCTTACACCTTGAACTATGCCGACATCTACACTTTTAGTAAATTCTTTAAGAAAGAAACTGGCTTATCTCCTACCACGTTTAGAACTATGGCGTAA
- a CDS encoding SDR family NAD(P)-dependent oxidoreductase, whose translation MNRLENKVALITGASRGMGEAHAREFVKQGAKVILADIRVEMGQALADELGENALFVKLDVASADDWKNAVEAGESKFGNVNVLVNNAGILGPVAGLLEIKHEDYLKVIDINQHSILLGMQAVIPSMLKAGVGSIINVSSIAGIVACFGFPNVGYMASKFAIRGMTKAAAFEFGPKNIRVNSMHPGFVLTPMMIEATDEDASKEGKNALDEIPLGRISETSELTGIVVFLASDEASFVTGQEHIVDGGMTIH comes from the coding sequence ATGAATAGATTAGAAAACAAAGTTGCATTAATCACTGGTGCATCAAGAGGTATGGGTGAAGCTCACGCCAGAGAATTTGTAAAACAAGGCGCTAAAGTAATTTTAGCCGATATTCGTGTAGAAATGGGACAAGCCTTAGCTGACGAATTGGGAGAAAACGCATTGTTTGTAAAATTAGATGTTGCAAGTGCTGATGATTGGAAAAATGCTGTTGAAGCAGGCGAAAGTAAATTTGGAAATGTAAATGTATTGGTGAACAATGCTGGTATTTTGGGTCCAGTAGCTGGATTGTTAGAAATAAAGCACGAAGATTATTTAAAAGTAATAGATATTAATCAGCACAGTATTCTTTTAGGTATGCAAGCGGTTATCCCTTCTATGCTCAAAGCAGGTGTTGGTTCTATTATTAATGTTTCTTCAATTGCTGGTATTGTAGCTTGTTTTGGTTTCCCAAATGTGGGTTATATGGCGAGTAAGTTTGCTATCAGAGGAATGACAAAAGCTGCGGCTTTTGAATTTGGGCCCAAAAACATTAGAGTAAATTCTATGCACCCAGGTTTTGTACTTACTCCTATGATGATAGAAGCAACCGATGAAGACGCATCTAAAGAAGGTAAAAATGCATTGGATGAAATTCCTTTAGGCAGAATTTCTGAAACAAGTGAGCTGACAGGTATTGTTGTTTTCTTAGCATCAGACGAAGCCTCATTTGTTACAGGTCAAGAACATATAGTCGATGGTGGAATGACTATACATTAA
- a CDS encoding IS256 family transposase yields the protein MNKKKTIEDLLNDPKMSDRLKERLYSKKGLLGKESPFSEILQQMVNTMLEGEIESFLLEERASGHVNKRNGRTPKRVVSDAGFLDISTPRDRNGDFEPELVGKRERELSSGLDDQILALYAQGNSVEDVRRLLEEIYGVSISAGRISQITDKVLPEIQEWRTRSLQSFYPIVYLDAIHFKVRQEGKYISSAFYTVYSVDWEGNRDVLGLYINSGGEGAKKWGLVMEDLKSRGVADILVVCTDDLQGFSEQIQEVFPASVVQKCIVHQMRNSLKYVDEADKKALIKDLRQVYTSTTEEGAKTALSAFEATWGKKYKYIVRQWRDNWTELMAFLDFPVGMRKMIYTTNPVEALHRIMRKLIKSKAAWASETALLKQLYLSISRNEKSWKKNARGWTSIQREIMELYPDRVPQKN from the coding sequence ATGAACAAGAAAAAGACAATTGAGGATTTATTAAATGATCCAAAGATGAGTGACCGTCTAAAAGAGCGGTTATACAGCAAGAAGGGCTTGCTGGGCAAAGAGAGCCCCTTTAGTGAGATTTTACAACAAATGGTGAATACCATGCTTGAGGGAGAGATTGAGAGTTTTCTATTAGAAGAGCGGGCCTCTGGCCATGTTAATAAGCGTAATGGCAGGACTCCCAAGCGAGTGGTGAGCGATGCCGGTTTTCTGGATATTTCTACTCCCAGAGACCGTAATGGAGACTTTGAGCCCGAACTGGTAGGCAAACGTGAACGTGAACTGAGCAGCGGCCTTGATGATCAGATACTGGCGCTGTATGCGCAGGGTAATTCAGTGGAAGACGTAAGACGTCTGCTGGAGGAGATTTACGGGGTGAGTATCTCAGCAGGCCGTATCTCCCAGATTACCGATAAGGTGCTCCCTGAGATTCAGGAATGGCGTACAAGAAGCCTTCAAAGCTTTTATCCCATCGTGTACCTGGATGCCATACACTTCAAAGTACGCCAGGAGGGCAAATACATCAGTAGCGCCTTCTATACAGTATATTCGGTGGATTGGGAAGGGAATAGGGACGTATTAGGTCTTTACATCAACTCGGGCGGAGAAGGAGCTAAAAAATGGGGCCTGGTAATGGAAGATCTTAAATCAAGAGGAGTAGCCGATATTTTGGTGGTCTGCACGGATGATCTACAGGGATTTTCCGAACAGATTCAGGAAGTGTTCCCTGCTTCAGTTGTCCAAAAGTGCATTGTTCATCAAATGAGGAATTCGCTGAAATATGTGGATGAAGCTGATAAGAAGGCTTTAATAAAGGACTTACGTCAGGTATACACCTCCACCACTGAAGAAGGTGCGAAAACAGCATTGTCAGCCTTTGAAGCCACATGGGGCAAGAAATATAAGTATATAGTACGGCAATGGCGTGACAACTGGACTGAGCTGATGGCATTCCTGGATTTTCCTGTAGGGATGCGGAAGATGATCTATACAACAAATCCGGTAGAGGCCCTACATCGGATCATGCGAAAACTGATAAAAAGCAAAGCTGCATGGGCATCGGAAACAGCACTGTTAAAGCAGCTCTATTTATCGATCAGTCGGAACGAAAAGTCATGGAAGAAAAATGCAAGGGGATGGACTTCCATCCAGCGTGAAATCATGGAGCTGTACCCGGATAGGGTGCCACAAAAAAACTGA
- a CDS encoding SWIM zinc finger family protein: MRIPLNEFEQLIDETILKRGLAYFKGGAITDFSEISNGEYEAIVSGTEDYTVQLEVENNAIIEHNCDCPYDMGAVCKHVVAVIFHLQQDELELNESSPNSPEKKKKTKSVNQQVKELLKAISHNELIEFVEENCKKDKKFRNYFLASFGHLNQNQSKEFYQKQIHSILQTAAGRDGWIGWSDMKYVVKATEPFLENAEKYLQKKNFENVFFISTALLEEITKAFQFGDDSNGDLGYFVESAMELLSKLSKEEISSALKQETFEYCISAFKQKLFEGWDWHLGILHIAGDLIDNENEADIILNCLESVNGEYEREYAQSYKLELLRQYKNQKDVEEFINKNISNSKIRKQEIEKAFENQNFERAIALAKDGITCDEQSKPGLAKDWYDWLLKIALVQNDKPKIIEYARFRLIENFGATQDYYQILKNNIEPEKWHPFLEEIIKEVTPKNRWTYTELIRKVYIKEEWWDRLFLMLKQNLSLENIQENEQYLAKDYSAELIELYSERLTNYVEKYVGRNNYQTACRYLRRMKKLGGNDKVNELIELFRKQYPQRKALMDELTRV; this comes from the coding sequence ATGCGAATCCCTTTAAATGAATTTGAGCAATTAATAGATGAAACTATCCTCAAAAGAGGCTTGGCTTACTTTAAGGGCGGTGCAATAACCGATTTTTCAGAAATTTCAAATGGAGAATATGAAGCTATTGTATCAGGTACAGAGGATTACACTGTTCAATTAGAAGTTGAAAACAACGCAATAATTGAACACAATTGTGATTGTCCTTATGATATGGGGGCTGTTTGTAAACACGTAGTTGCGGTTATCTTCCATTTGCAACAAGATGAATTGGAGTTAAACGAATCCTCTCCCAATAGTCCGGAGAAGAAGAAAAAAACAAAGTCTGTCAATCAACAAGTCAAAGAGTTATTAAAAGCTATTTCGCACAATGAATTGATAGAGTTTGTAGAAGAAAACTGCAAAAAGGACAAGAAATTTAGAAACTATTTTTTAGCATCATTCGGGCATTTAAATCAAAATCAATCAAAAGAATTTTATCAAAAACAAATCCACTCTATACTGCAAACAGCAGCAGGTAGAGACGGTTGGATTGGTTGGTCTGATATGAAATATGTGGTGAAAGCTACCGAGCCATTTTTAGAAAATGCCGAAAAATATTTGCAAAAGAAGAATTTTGAAAATGTGTTTTTCATCAGTACTGCTTTATTGGAAGAAATAACCAAAGCTTTCCAATTTGGAGATGACAGTAACGGTGATTTAGGCTATTTTGTTGAATCGGCAATGGAGCTACTTTCAAAACTATCAAAAGAGGAAATTTCATCAGCACTAAAACAAGAAACTTTTGAATACTGTATTTCAGCTTTTAAACAAAAACTTTTTGAAGGTTGGGATTGGCATTTAGGCATACTCCACATTGCAGGCGATTTAATAGATAATGAAAATGAAGCCGATATTATTTTGAATTGTTTGGAATCTGTGAATGGAGAATATGAACGAGAATACGCTCAATCATATAAATTGGAATTACTAAGGCAGTATAAAAACCAAAAAGATGTAGAGGAATTCATCAATAAAAATATTTCAAATTCAAAAATCAGAAAACAAGAAATTGAAAAAGCCTTTGAAAACCAAAACTTTGAAAGAGCAATAGCATTAGCTAAAGACGGAATTACTTGTGATGAACAAAGCAAACCAGGCTTAGCAAAAGATTGGTATGATTGGCTGTTGAAAATTGCATTAGTTCAGAATGACAAGCCCAAGATTATTGAATATGCTCGTTTCAGGCTGATTGAAAATTTTGGGGCAACACAAGATTATTACCAGATACTGAAAAACAATATTGAACCTGAAAAATGGCATCCTTTTTTAGAAGAAATAATCAAGGAGGTTACACCTAAAAACAGATGGACTTATACGGAGCTAATACGCAAGGTTTATATTAAAGAGGAATGGTGGGACAGGTTGTTTTTGATGCTAAAACAGAATTTGTCTTTAGAGAACATTCAGGAAAACGAACAGTACTTAGCTAAAGATTATTCCGCTGAACTAATTGAATTGTATAGTGAAAGACTAACGAATTATGTTGAAAAATATGTCGGTCGAAATAATTATCAAACGGCTTGCAGGTATTTACGAAGAATGAAAAAACTTGGGGGCAACGACAAAGTAAATGAATTAATCGAATTGTTTAGAAAGCAATACCCACAGCGTAAAGCATTAATGGACGAATTAACAAGAGTATAA